One part of the Mesorhizobium sp. M4B.F.Ca.ET.058.02.1.1 genome encodes these proteins:
- a CDS encoding FAD-binding oxidoreductase: protein MNAMSFTTLEGGKTTLDAAALDALSARIRGTALREGDAAYDDMRSIWNSMIDRRPALIVCCVGASDVVTAVNFARENKLLVSVRGGGHNIAGSAVCDGGLMLDLSLMKSVRVDVAARRAWVGPGATLADVDRETQAFGLAMPVGINSTTGIAGLTLGGGFGWITRKFGLTIDNLVSADVVTADGKLLRASQNENPDLFWALRGGGGNFGVVTAFEFQLHEFGPQVLSGLVVHPFADAGKVLREYKQALEDAPDELTCWVVMRQAPPLPFLPAEWHGKEVLVLAMCYCGDIETGEKATRKLRAIGSPIADVVGVNPFTGWQQAFDPLLTPGARNYWKSHDFTELSDGAVEVTTAAIARLPGPECEIFFGHVGGVAGRVEADATAFPQRSSHFVMNVHARWREPAMDKACIDWARGIYEATRPYAVGTAYVNFMPEDETDRIEAAYGGNYRRLLEIKQRYDPQNLFRMNQNLRPKEGLRAA from the coding sequence ATGAATGCCATGAGCTTCACCACCCTTGAGGGCGGCAAGACGACGCTCGACGCCGCGGCCCTTGATGCCCTTTCGGCTCGGATACGCGGCACCGCGCTGCGGGAAGGCGACGCGGCCTACGACGACATGCGCAGCATCTGGAACAGCATGATCGACCGGCGGCCCGCGCTGATCGTATGCTGCGTTGGTGCATCCGATGTCGTTACCGCCGTGAATTTCGCGCGGGAAAACAAGCTCCTCGTCTCCGTGCGTGGCGGCGGCCACAACATTGCCGGCAGCGCCGTCTGCGACGGCGGCCTGATGCTCGATCTGTCGCTGATGAAGTCGGTGCGGGTCGATGTCGCGGCACGGCGAGCCTGGGTCGGGCCCGGCGCCACGCTTGCCGATGTCGACAGGGAGACGCAGGCCTTCGGGCTTGCGATGCCAGTCGGCATCAATTCGACCACCGGCATTGCCGGCCTGACGTTGGGCGGCGGCTTCGGCTGGATCACCCGCAAATTCGGGCTGACCATCGACAATCTCGTTTCCGCTGACGTGGTCACCGCCGACGGAAAATTGCTGCGCGCCAGCCAGAACGAAAATCCCGACCTGTTCTGGGCGCTGCGCGGCGGCGGCGGCAATTTCGGCGTCGTCACGGCGTTCGAGTTTCAGCTCCATGAGTTCGGGCCGCAAGTGCTGTCGGGGCTTGTCGTCCATCCCTTCGCCGATGCCGGGAAAGTGCTGCGGGAATATAAGCAGGCGCTGGAAGATGCACCCGACGAACTGACCTGCTGGGTGGTCATGCGGCAAGCGCCGCCGCTGCCCTTCCTGCCGGCCGAATGGCACGGCAAGGAGGTGCTGGTGCTGGCCATGTGCTATTGCGGCGACATCGAGACCGGCGAAAAGGCGACCCGGAAGCTGCGCGCCATCGGCTCGCCGATCGCCGACGTCGTCGGTGTCAATCCGTTCACCGGCTGGCAGCAGGCCTTCGACCCGCTGCTTACGCCCGGCGCCCGCAACTACTGGAAGAGCCATGACTTCACCGAGCTTTCCGACGGCGCGGTCGAGGTCACCACGGCGGCGATTGCGAGGCTTCCGGGTCCCGAATGCGAGATATTCTTCGGCCATGTCGGCGGGGTGGCGGGCCGCGTCGAAGCGGATGCCACCGCGTTTCCGCAGCGCAGCTCGCATTTCGTCATGAACGTCCATGCCCGCTGGCGCGAGCCGGCAATGGACAAGGCCTGCATCGATTGGGCTCGCGGTATCTACGAGGCGACACGGCCTTACGCCGTCGGCACGGCCTATGTGAACTTCATGCCGGAGGACGAGACCGACCGGATCGAAGCGGCCTATGGCGGCAACTATCGCCGGTTGCTGGAGATCAAGCAGCGCTACGACCCGCAAAACCTGTTCCGCATGAACCAGAACCTGCGCCCTAAGGAAGGTCTGCGGGCGGCGTGA
- a CDS encoding amidohydrolase, with the protein MEQPATTSAQATALACLDDIQPSLSAWTRTIFDFGETAWREYRSAAWYVERLKREGFSVEEGSGGMPTAFCAHWTNGVGPTVGMYAEYDAVPGNCQDAATVKRPRPGLGFEAGGHTDPHSGLGIASLGGLLATKAAMQRHGVQGTLRFTGEPAEKVRGSKPIHAARGYYDGLAGMISFHPFYMLPLCNTARWDTHCGAAYAMIYRFVCDEPEKWVRASDGAPIPQAHSAVRAPGANDALMTMYMASKTLRDSMLPHQGGWSISEAILTAGQATADNLPAGLAEIQYMIRVPTIAMAEQVTDVLDRNAAAAAAISGCRYERHWVSKSRPGLANHAMAGLAYEALSTVGPPRWDEKAKKIAREIQVNAGGTAAEHPFIDELERLIMPQEAEAILRRDLPPSQVNSTSDDYTDMSWHAPTARFYVARPALRSANGHAWPGWVMNALGGIAATIDPMVTCASKTIALTALRLLEDKAARDAAMDEFVARTGGGVGGANWIAPLCDYEPPINFRWPEYVATARGRDWWIPAASTA; encoded by the coding sequence ATGGAGCAACCGGCCACGACATCGGCGCAAGCGACGGCACTTGCCTGCCTCGACGACATCCAGCCGTCGCTGTCGGCATGGACGCGGACCATCTTCGACTTCGGCGAGACCGCCTGGCGCGAGTACCGGTCGGCCGCCTGGTATGTCGAACGGTTGAAGCGCGAGGGCTTTTCCGTCGAGGAAGGCTCGGGCGGCATGCCAACCGCGTTTTGCGCCCACTGGACCAATGGCGTCGGCCCGACCGTCGGCATGTATGCCGAATATGACGCCGTGCCCGGCAACTGCCAGGATGCCGCCACGGTGAAGCGGCCGCGCCCCGGCCTCGGCTTCGAGGCCGGTGGCCATACCGATCCGCATTCGGGGCTGGGCATCGCCAGCCTCGGCGGCCTGCTCGCCACCAAGGCGGCCATGCAGCGCCACGGCGTACAGGGCACGCTGCGCTTCACCGGCGAGCCGGCGGAGAAGGTAAGGGGCTCGAAGCCGATCCACGCCGCCAGGGGCTATTATGACGGCCTCGCCGGCATGATCTCCTTCCATCCTTTCTACATGCTGCCGCTCTGCAACACGGCGCGCTGGGACACGCATTGCGGCGCCGCCTACGCGATGATCTACCGCTTTGTCTGCGACGAACCCGAAAAGTGGGTTCGCGCAAGCGATGGCGCGCCGATCCCGCAGGCGCATTCGGCGGTCAGGGCGCCGGGCGCCAACGACGCGCTGATGACGATGTACATGGCCTCCAAGACGCTGCGCGATTCCATGCTGCCGCACCAGGGCGGCTGGTCGATCAGCGAGGCGATCCTGACCGCAGGCCAGGCGACCGCCGACAATCTGCCGGCAGGGCTGGCCGAGATCCAGTATATGATCCGTGTGCCGACCATTGCCATGGCCGAGCAGGTCACCGACGTGCTCGACCGCAATGCGGCCGCGGCCGCGGCGATCAGCGGCTGCCGCTACGAGCGCCATTGGGTGTCGAAGTCGCGGCCCGGCCTCGCCAATCACGCCATGGCTGGGCTCGCCTATGAAGCGCTCTCGACCGTTGGGCCGCCGCGCTGGGACGAGAAGGCGAAGAAAATCGCCCGCGAAATCCAGGTCAATGCCGGCGGTACGGCGGCAGAACACCCGTTCATCGACGAGCTGGAGCGGCTGATCATGCCGCAGGAGGCCGAGGCGATCCTGCGCCGCGACTTGCCGCCCTCGCAGGTGAACTCGACCTCGGACGACTACACCGACATGAGCTGGCATGCGCCGACGGCGCGTTTCTATGTCGCGCGCCCGGCGCTGCGCTCGGCAAACGGCCATGCCTGGCCAGGCTGGGTGATGAACGCGCTGGGCGGCATTGCCGCGACGATCGACCCGATGGTGACCTGCGCTTCGAAGACGATCGCGCTGACGGCGCTGCGCCTGCTCGAGGACAAGGCCGCGCGCGATGCGGCGATGGACGAGTTCGTCGCCCGCACCGGCGGCGGCGTCGGCGGCGCGAATTGGATCGCGCCGCTTTGCGACTACGAGCCGCCGATCAATTTCCGCTGGCCGGAATATGTCGCCACGGCGCGCGGGCGCGACTGGTGGATCCCGGCCGCCTCCACTGCATGA
- a CDS encoding type III polyketide synthase, translating into MSASAYINRIATAVPQHDVHQFYLRYAASMLAPDRRRIFERMAGLAGIEHRFSCFAPALEPEGPSADFAGTFRRGAFPGTAVRMAMFSEAAPVLAQSGVDGLHLGDEASRITHLIVTTCTGFSAPGIDLDLVQRCGLPDGIERTIIGFMGCYAAVSGLKLARHIVRSNPRARILLVNIEICTLHIRETDELEKLLSFCLWGDGCAATLVTAEPPGIELDSFCCAVADEQRDLMTWDIRDHGFDMFLSGKVPGAVQQALRSSQDAILGGRPPEAIDLWAVHPGGRSILDAVERALALEPAALEPSREVLRRYGNMSSATVMFVMEEMLKRPGGLLGCGMSFGPGLTAETMLFRTVS; encoded by the coding sequence GTGTCCGCCAGTGCCTATATCAACCGGATCGCGACGGCGGTTCCGCAGCACGACGTCCACCAGTTCTACCTGCGCTACGCAGCCTCGATGCTGGCCCCCGATCGCAGGAGAATATTCGAACGCATGGCCGGCCTCGCCGGCATCGAGCACCGCTTTTCCTGCTTCGCGCCCGCCCTCGAACCCGAAGGGCCGTCGGCCGACTTCGCCGGGACCTTCAGGCGTGGCGCTTTTCCCGGAACGGCCGTCAGAATGGCGATGTTCAGCGAAGCCGCCCCGGTCCTGGCGCAAAGCGGCGTCGACGGGCTGCATCTTGGCGACGAGGCGTCGCGCATCACCCACCTCATCGTTACCACCTGCACCGGTTTCTCCGCGCCCGGTATCGACCTCGATCTGGTTCAGCGCTGCGGCCTGCCGGATGGCATCGAGCGCACGATAATCGGGTTCATGGGCTGCTATGCGGCGGTCAGCGGCCTCAAGCTTGCCCGCCACATCGTCCGCTCCAACCCGCGAGCCAGGATCCTGCTGGTCAATATCGAAATATGCACCTTGCACATCAGGGAGACCGACGAGCTGGAAAAGCTGCTCTCTTTCTGCCTTTGGGGCGATGGCTGCGCGGCGACGCTCGTGACCGCCGAGCCGCCCGGCATCGAGCTCGACTCCTTCTGTTGCGCCGTCGCCGACGAGCAGCGGGACCTGATGACCTGGGATATCCGCGACCACGGCTTCGACATGTTTCTTTCCGGCAAGGTCCCGGGGGCGGTCCAGCAAGCGTTGCGAAGCAGCCAGGACGCAATCCTTGGTGGCCGGCCGCCGGAGGCGATCGACCTCTGGGCCGTGCATCCCGGCGGGCGCAGCATTCTCGACGCCGTCGAAAGGGCGCTCGCTCTCGAACCGGCCGCGCTCGAGCCGTCGCGCGAGGTGCTGCGCCGCTACGGCAACATGTCGTCTGCGACGGTCATGTTCGTGATGGAGGAGATGCTGAAGAGGCCCGGCGGACTGCTGGGCTGCGGCATGTCTTTCGGACCCGGCCTGACGGCCGAGACCATGCTGTTCAGGACCGTCTCATGA
- a CDS encoding dimethylarginine dimethylaminohydrolase family protein, which translates to MTVHDRVVAEPFSLQRRNPAGGTKPLTAWGFANETDVLTDVLLGSPNFLRHLSTSSLSRKHLREAPCNVQIAQAQHKDLVAAYEHFGVNIHWHEPTPELPMQVYSRDSSVMTPYGAFITAMANWWRRGENYAAIRTYEKLGIPIYDMVTAGTFEGGDFNVIEDGVVLIGCGGARTQEEGARQVQAWFDKEGWETRIAFIDEYYVHIDLMVVPIAEKLTAVCLACTEPGIVDWLKGKGHEIIDVPFQDTMALGCNFMSLGMDRVIAPTSSQTLIEKLRARGFEVAAVDMSEISKTGGGIHCMAQALKREKA; encoded by the coding sequence ATGACCGTCCATGACCGCGTCGTCGCCGAGCCGTTCTCGCTGCAGCGCCGCAACCCCGCCGGCGGCACCAAGCCGCTGACCGCCTGGGGCTTCGCCAACGAGACCGATGTGCTGACCGACGTGCTGCTTGGTTCGCCCAACTTTCTGCGCCACCTGTCGACAAGCTCGCTGTCTAGAAAACATCTGCGCGAGGCGCCCTGCAACGTCCAGATCGCGCAGGCGCAGCACAAGGACCTTGTCGCGGCATACGAGCATTTCGGCGTCAACATCCACTGGCACGAGCCGACCCCGGAACTGCCGATGCAGGTCTATTCGCGCGATTCCAGCGTCATGACGCCCTACGGCGCCTTCATCACCGCCATGGCCAACTGGTGGCGGCGCGGCGAGAACTACGCCGCCATCCGCACCTATGAAAAGCTCGGCATCCCTATCTACGATATGGTGACCGCCGGCACCTTCGAAGGCGGCGACTTCAACGTCATCGAGGACGGCGTGGTGTTGATCGGCTGCGGCGGCGCTCGCACCCAGGAGGAGGGCGCCCGCCAGGTGCAGGCCTGGTTCGACAAGGAAGGCTGGGAGACGCGCATCGCCTTCATCGACGAATACTATGTCCATATCGACCTGATGGTTGTGCCGATCGCCGAAAAGCTTACCGCGGTCTGCCTCGCCTGCACCGAGCCCGGCATCGTCGACTGGCTGAAGGGCAAGGGCCACGAGATCATCGACGTGCCCTTCCAGGACACGATGGCGCTCGGCTGCAACTTCATGTCGCTCGGCATGGACAGGGTGATCGCGCCGACATCGAGCCAGACGCTGATCGAAAAGCTGCGGGCGCGCGGCTTCGAGGTCGCGGCCGTCGATATGAGTGAGATCTCCAAGACCGGCGGCGGCATCCACTGCATGGCGCAGGCGCTGAAGCGCGAGAAGGCGTGA
- a CDS encoding LysR substrate-binding domain-containing protein: protein MRIPSTQALRALDSFARHGSVWRAADELHLTRSAVSHQLRLLERDLGFDLLERIGKGVALTPRGQRYASDVRKALTVLGDAVGRNAGTGVGGSFAVSCTPGFASLFLCTHIGEFRQMYPDVALHILTPRRLDDVSNPDADAFIAFGVGNWPNRAAELLCEISFTPLCSPTLLNKVGGFSKPADVLRANLLHLGDTEDWARWLALSKVENPDTEGGIFFSDMNLVFSAAIAGQGIAMGDELTSRKALNEGRLVRPFDIAIKSPRSYFLVSEHAKANHPVLQAFGGWLRSKLSENRVGPY from the coding sequence TTGCGCATACCATCCACACAAGCCCTGCGTGCCCTCGACAGCTTCGCCCGTCATGGCAGCGTCTGGCGCGCCGCCGACGAACTGCACCTCACTCGCAGCGCCGTCTCGCACCAGCTTCGCCTGCTCGAACGCGACCTCGGCTTCGACCTGCTGGAGCGCATCGGCAAGGGCGTCGCGCTCACCCCGCGCGGCCAGCGCTATGCCAGCGACGTGCGCAAGGCGCTGACCGTTCTCGGCGACGCGGTGGGGCGCAATGCCGGCACCGGCGTCGGCGGCTCGTTCGCCGTCTCCTGCACGCCGGGCTTCGCCTCGCTGTTCCTCTGCACCCATATCGGCGAGTTCCGGCAGATGTATCCCGATGTCGCCCTGCACATCCTGACGCCGAGGCGCCTCGACGACGTCAGCAATCCAGACGCCGATGCCTTCATCGCCTTCGGCGTCGGCAACTGGCCGAACCGCGCGGCCGAGCTTTTGTGCGAGATCTCGTTCACGCCGCTCTGCAGCCCGACGCTGCTCAACAAGGTGGGTGGCTTTTCCAAGCCCGCCGACGTGCTGCGCGCCAATCTCCTGCATCTCGGCGACACCGAGGACTGGGCACGCTGGCTGGCGCTTTCCAAGGTGGAGAATCCGGACACCGAGGGCGGCATCTTCTTTTCCGACATGAACCTCGTCTTCTCGGCGGCGATCGCCGGCCAGGGCATCGCCATGGGTGACGAATTGACCAGCCGCAAGGCGCTGAACGAGGGCCGGCTGGTGCGCCCATTCGACATCGCGATCAAATCGCCGCGGTCATACTTCCTGGTGTCGGAGCATGCCAAGGCCAACCATCCGGTGCTGCAGGCGTTCGGCGGATGGCTGCGATCGAAGCTGTCGGAGAACAGGGTCGGGCCGTATTGA
- a CDS encoding cytochrome c, whose protein sequence is MRTGVASRAAMLALAGSLVLSSPLAVASGDAVVAARQASMKAMAAAAKTVAEMFDGKRAYDPAGFKAAAEALRARTGSALIGEFPAGTLGAPSGGKAAIDQARPEFEALARHIGGLASALAAKAERAPAEITEGMRMGAMLPMDGGSLLGKRPNAVQPDPATLPAEHLLHLILQDCSSCHSKFRQKVE, encoded by the coding sequence ATGAGAACCGGCGTCGCGTCCAGAGCGGCGATGCTGGCGCTCGCCGGCTCGCTCGTCCTGTCCTCGCCGCTGGCCGTGGCCTCGGGCGACGCGGTTGTTGCGGCCCGCCAGGCCTCGATGAAGGCGATGGCGGCGGCGGCGAAGACCGTAGCCGAGATGTTCGACGGCAAGCGCGCCTATGACCCAGCCGGCTTCAAGGCGGCGGCCGAGGCGCTGCGCGCCCGCACCGGTTCTGCCCTGATCGGCGAATTCCCGGCGGGCACGCTCGGCGCGCCTTCCGGCGGCAAGGCGGCGATCGACCAGGCGCGGCCGGAATTCGAGGCGCTCGCCCGCCATATCGGCGGGCTCGCCTCGGCACTCGCCGCCAAGGCCGAAAGGGCGCCGGCTGAGATCACCGAGGGCATGCGCATGGGCGCGATGCTGCCGATGGATGGCGGCAGCCTGCTCGGCAAGCGGCCGAATGCCGTGCAGCCTGATCCGGCCACACTGCCGGCGGAGCATCTCCTGCATCTCATCCTGCAGGACTGTTCGAGCTGCCACTCGAAGTTCCGGCAGAAGGTGGAGTGA
- a CDS encoding class I SAM-dependent methyltransferase, producing the protein MTALAQRSLVPEILDGLAADDARALRSRRDLARINALMFQAPIMAMLLRKFLPKPPERILEIGAGDGTFMLKVARRLATDWPGVELTMLDRVGLVTPALAADFARLGWKLETVTADVVDWAQKTDGRPFDAITVNLFLHHFDDAGLLRLFLLLRRKAPLILATEPLRANWALAAARLLWAIGANDVTRHDAPQSVRAGFRGRELSSLWSAAGGRPLEERRAGAFSHVFVGASSMPAVDAP; encoded by the coding sequence ATGACCGCGCTCGCGCAGCGCAGCCTCGTCCCGGAAATCCTGGATGGGCTCGCCGCCGACGATGCGCGGGCGCTGCGCTCGCGCCGCGATCTCGCCCGCATCAACGCGCTGATGTTCCAGGCGCCGATCATGGCCATGCTGCTGCGGAAATTCTTGCCGAAGCCGCCCGAGCGCATTCTGGAGATCGGCGCGGGCGACGGCACTTTCATGCTCAAGGTGGCCCGCCGCTTGGCCACCGATTGGCCCGGGGTGGAACTGACGATGCTCGATCGCGTCGGTCTCGTCACGCCAGCGCTCGCCGCCGATTTCGCCAGGCTGGGATGGAAGCTCGAAACCGTCACTGCCGACGTCGTCGACTGGGCGCAGAAGACGGACGGCAGGCCCTTCGACGCGATCACGGTCAACCTGTTCTTGCATCATTTCGACGACGCCGGACTGCTGCGCCTGTTTTTGCTTTTGCGGCGCAAGGCTCCGCTCATCCTGGCGACAGAACCGCTGCGGGCGAATTGGGCGCTGGCCGCGGCGCGGCTTCTATGGGCGATCGGCGCCAATGATGTCACCAGGCATGACGCCCCTCAGAGTGTGCGCGCCGGCTTCCGCGGCCGCGAGCTTTCCAGCCTCTGGAGCGCTGCCGGCGGCAGACCGCTCGAGGAACGGCGCGCCGGAGCCTTCTCGCATGTCTTCGTCGGCGCGAGCTCGATGCCGGCCGTGGACGCGCCATGA
- a CDS encoding multicopper oxidase family protein → MHRRSFLAAGLATVLASPRALAQMKMDDMPNMDSMPGMDMGGHTGHDMGTMAQGAVTLPEGQPLRELPLLANEAGRPDLFKARLTASPATARFAEGQDTPILAYNGTSPGPLIEAFEGDRVEITFANRIDGEASTIHWHGMPVPADQDGNPMDPVAAGTERVYAFDLPEGSAGTYWYHPHPHGRTAEQVYRGLAGAFVVKAKADPVPAEYGDTVLVFTDLRLAADGSMPANSMSDLMNGRVGDHVLVNGQKNPRLAVAKGAKRRLRLYNATNARFLKLAFDGAPMTIIGTDGGQLAAPVAADEILLSPGERIELVVAFDNPGPITLYTLDYDRGWMGTGRPADAGLTLLTVDVSQETGEAMPPIPARLRPIAPLAAPALSRRLVLTETMAMNVTGMEMGFLINGKAFDMGRVDIVGKAGETELWEIVNRADMDHPFHVHGTQFQVIEHERDGKVSKPPFLAWKDTVNVARGETLRLLLRQERPGRRMYHCHILEHEQLGMMGVLDVTA, encoded by the coding sequence ATGCATCGACGCAGTTTTCTGGCGGCAGGCCTGGCGACGGTTCTGGCGAGCCCACGGGCGCTGGCGCAGATGAAGATGGACGACATGCCGAACATGGACTCCATGCCGGGCATGGACATGGGCGGCCATACCGGACACGACATGGGCACGATGGCGCAAGGCGCAGTCACCCTGCCCGAAGGCCAGCCGTTGCGTGAGCTGCCGCTGCTGGCCAACGAGGCCGGCCGGCCCGACCTTTTCAAGGCGCGGCTGACAGCATCGCCTGCCACGGCGCGTTTCGCCGAAGGGCAAGACACGCCGATCCTCGCCTATAACGGCACGAGCCCCGGGCCGCTGATCGAGGCCTTCGAGGGCGACCGTGTCGAGATCACCTTCGCCAACCGCATCGATGGCGAGGCAAGCACCATCCACTGGCACGGCATGCCGGTGCCGGCCGACCAGGACGGCAATCCGATGGATCCGGTGGCGGCGGGCACCGAGCGCGTTTATGCCTTCGATCTGCCGGAAGGCTCGGCCGGCACCTACTGGTACCACCCGCATCCGCACGGCAGGACGGCCGAGCAGGTCTATCGCGGCCTGGCCGGCGCCTTCGTCGTTAAGGCCAAGGCCGATCCTGTTCCGGCCGAATATGGCGACACGGTGCTGGTGTTCACCGACCTCAGGCTCGCCGCCGACGGCTCGATGCCCGCCAATTCGATGAGCGATCTGATGAACGGCCGCGTCGGCGACCATGTGCTGGTCAACGGCCAGAAGAACCCCAGACTTGCCGTGGCGAAGGGTGCGAAACGGCGCCTGCGTCTCTACAACGCCACCAATGCGCGCTTCCTGAAGCTCGCCTTCGACGGCGCTCCGATGACGATCATCGGGACGGATGGCGGGCAGCTGGCGGCGCCAGTGGCGGCCGACGAGATCCTGCTCAGCCCGGGCGAGCGCATCGAGCTGGTAGTCGCCTTTGACAACCCCGGACCCATCACTCTGTACACGCTCGACTACGATCGCGGCTGGATGGGCACCGGCCGCCCGGCCGATGCGGGGCTGACGCTGCTGACCGTTGACGTCTCCCAAGAAACGGGAGAAGCGATGCCGCCGATACCGGCGCGGCTGCGCCCAATCGCGCCGCTTGCCGCCCCCGCGCTCTCCCGGCGCCTCGTCCTCACCGAGACCATGGCGATGAACGTCACCGGCATGGAGATGGGCTTCCTGATCAACGGCAAGGCCTTCGACATGGGACGCGTCGACATCGTCGGCAAGGCCGGCGAGACCGAGCTCTGGGAGATCGTCAATCGGGCCGACATGGATCATCCCTTCCATGTCCACGGCACGCAATTCCAGGTGATCGAGCACGAGCGCGACGGCAAGGTCTCCAAGCCGCCCTTCCTTGCCTGGAAGGACACCGTCAACGTGGCGCGCGGCGAGACGCTGCGGCTGCTGTTGCGCCAGGAGCGGCCCGGCCGGCGCATGTACCACTGCCACATCCTCGAGCATGAGCAGCTCGGCATGATGGGCGTGCTCGACGTCACGGCATGA
- a CDS encoding ABC transporter ATP-binding protein has translation MQQPGRAAEIKANGIGKSFGSFRALDNLTLDIGRGEFLTLLGPSGSGKTTFLMILAGFVQPSEGQLFSDGIDITDRPAEQRAAGMVFQGYALFPHMSVEQNIAFPLKVRKKSASEIKRRVAEMVERVGLKGHEKKLPAQLSGGQQQRVALARALVFEPGVLLLDEPFSALDKSLRGQMQAEMKRLHQETGTTFVFVTHDQSEALALSSRVAIFNHGKLLQVGRPDEVYDRPANRFVAEFLGEINMLPVKGVTPADNGAVGLCEDRAVSMRCKAEAVKGDAILAIRPEHMSIAREAAVGENGIAATAIASTYLGAATRLDLTTRQGSRVTVSVPNEVAAAALSKGNSVWLTWPAEKGFLLPDGGQ, from the coding sequence ATGCAGCAACCCGGCCGGGCCGCAGAAATCAAGGCGAACGGGATCGGCAAGAGCTTCGGCTCGTTCCGGGCGCTGGACAATCTGACGCTCGATATCGGCCGCGGCGAGTTCCTGACCCTGCTCGGGCCGTCGGGCTCCGGCAAGACGACCTTCCTGATGATCCTCGCCGGCTTCGTGCAGCCGAGCGAGGGGCAGTTGTTCAGCGACGGCATCGACATCACCGACCGTCCGGCCGAGCAGCGCGCCGCCGGCATGGTGTTCCAGGGCTATGCGCTGTTCCCGCACATGAGCGTCGAACAGAACATCGCCTTCCCGCTCAAGGTGCGCAAGAAATCCGCCTCCGAGATCAAGCGCCGCGTCGCCGAGATGGTCGAGCGCGTCGGGCTGAAGGGCCATGAGAAGAAATTGCCGGCGCAGCTTTCCGGTGGCCAGCAGCAGCGCGTGGCGCTTGCCCGCGCGCTGGTGTTCGAGCCGGGCGTGCTTCTGCTCGACGAGCCGTTCTCGGCGCTGGACAAGAGCCTGCGCGGCCAGATGCAGGCCGAGATGAAGCGGCTGCACCAGGAGACCGGCACCACCTTCGTCTTCGTCACCCACGACCAGAGCGAGGCGCTGGCGCTGTCGTCGCGCGTCGCCATCTTCAACCACGGCAAATTGCTGCAGGTCGGCCGGCCGGACGAGGTCTACGACCGGCCGGCCAACCGCTTCGTCGCCGAGTTCCTGGGCGAGATCAACATGCTGCCGGTGAAGGGCGTGACGCCTGCTGATAACGGCGCTGTCGGCCTGTGCGAAGACCGCGCTGTCAGCATGCGCTGCAAGGCCGAGGCGGTCAAAGGCGACGCCATCCTGGCGATCCGCCCCGAACACATGTCGATCGCGCGCGAGGCGGCTGTCGGCGAGAACGGCATCGCGGCGACCGCGATCGCGTCCACCTATCTGGGCGCTGCGACCAGGCTGGATCTCACGACGCGGCAAGGCTCGCGGGTAACGGTTTCGGTGCCGAACGAGGTAGCGGCCGCGGCACTGAGCAAGGGCAATTCCGTCTGGCTGACCTGGCCGGCCGAAAAAGGTTTCCTTCTTCCGGATGGAGGGCAGTGA
- a CDS encoding SOS response-associated peptidase: MCNLYNITTSQEAIRQWTRALRDVIGNLEPSVDIYPNQFAPVVRNAADGTRELATLRWGMPTPPERMRGNADSGTTNIRNPQYAHWMPYLGIENRCVVPVTSFAEPSPQPGDKDPETGVQKNFWFARGEDRPLFFFAGLWTPWQGVRKVKEGPGDHQLYGFLTTRPNALIAPIHEKAMPVILTTQEETETWLTAPWPEARKLQRPAPDDALVIVEKPATQIKFPAEPPAQGSLF, encoded by the coding sequence ATGTGCAATCTCTACAACATCACCACCAGCCAGGAGGCGATCCGCCAGTGGACGCGCGCCCTGCGCGACGTCATCGGCAACCTCGAACCCTCGGTCGACATCTACCCGAACCAGTTCGCCCCGGTGGTGCGGAACGCCGCCGACGGCACGCGCGAACTCGCCACTCTGCGCTGGGGCATGCCGACACCGCCGGAGCGCATGCGCGGCAATGCCGATTCCGGCACCACCAACATCCGCAACCCGCAATACGCCCACTGGATGCCTTACCTTGGCATCGAGAACCGATGCGTGGTGCCGGTGACGAGTTTCGCCGAGCCCTCGCCCCAGCCTGGCGACAAGGACCCCGAGACCGGCGTGCAGAAGAACTTCTGGTTCGCGCGCGGCGAAGATCGACCGCTGTTCTTCTTCGCCGGCCTGTGGACGCCCTGGCAGGGCGTGCGCAAGGTCAAGGAAGGGCCGGGCGACCACCAGCTCTACGGCTTCCTGACCACCAGGCCCAATGCGCTGATCGCGCCGATCCACGAGAAGGCGATGCCGGTGATCCTGACCACCCAGGAAGAGACCGAGACGTGGCTGACCGCGCCATGGCCGGAGGCGCGGAAGCTGCAGCGGCCAGCGCCTGACGACGCGCTGGTGATCGTGGAGAAGCCGGCGACGCAGATCAAGTTTCCCGCCGAGCCGCCGGCGCAGGGGTCTTTGTTTTAG